TCATGGAGTACGTCGACGGTGTGACGCTGCGCGACATCGTGCACGGCGAGGGTCCGATCCCGCCGCGCCGGGCGATCGAGATCATCGCCGACGCCTGCCAGGCGCTTAACTTCAGCCACCAGCACGGCATCGTGCACCGCGACGTGAAGCCGGCCAACATCATGATCAGCAAGAACAACGCTGTGAAGGTGATGGACTTCGGTATCGCGCGCGCGCTGGCCGACACCGGCAACAGTGTCACGCAGACCGCCGCGGTGATCGGCACCGCGCAGTATCTGTCGCCCGAGCAGGCCCGCGGTGAGACCGTCGATGCCCGCTCCGACGTCTACTCGCTGGGCTGTGTGCTCTACGAAATCCTCACGGGCGAACCACCTTTCATCGGTGATTCGCCGGTCGCGGTGGCCTACCAGCATGTCCGCGAGGATCCGGTCCCGCCGTCGCACCGGCACACCGGTATCTCCCCGGAGCTCGACGCCGTGGTGCTCAAGGCCCTGGCCAAGAACCCCGACAACCGGTACCAGACCGCGGCCGAGATGCGCAGCGATCTGATTCGGGTGCACAGCGGTGAGGCTCCCGAGGCCCCCAAGGTGCTGACCGACGCCGAGCGGACGTCGATGATGAACTCCGGGCCGATGCTGGCCCAGGGCGGCGCCGCACCCACCCAGAACCTGGTGGTGCCCCGCCCGGCCGACCGCAGTGCCTCGGTGGCCCGCTGGTTGATCGCGGTCGCGGTCCTGGCGGTACTCACCGTGGTGGTGACGGTGGCGATCAACATGTTCGACGGCAAGCCACGCGATGTGCAGGTGCCCGATGTCAGCGGTCAGCGATCGGCGGATGCCGTTGCCGCGCTGCAGAACCGGGGCTTCAAGACCCGCACCGAACCCCAGCCGGACAACCAGGTCCGGCCGGAGTACGTCATCGGCACCGATCCGGCGGCCAACAGCATGGCGGCCGCCGGCGACGAGATCACCGTCAATGTGTCGACCGGACCCGAGCAGGCCCAGATTCCCGATGTGGCCGGACTGACCCCGGCCCAGGCCAGACAGAAGCTCAAGGACGCCAAGTTCGAGAA
This genomic window from Mycolicibacterium neworleansense contains:
- the pknB gene encoding Stk1 family PASTA domain-containing Ser/Thr kinase codes for the protein MTTPQHLSDRYELGEILGFGGMSEVHIARDTRLHRDVAVKVLRADLARDPSFYLRFRREAQNAAALNHPAIVAVYDTGEAETPNGPLPYIVMEYVDGVTLRDIVHGEGPIPPRRAIEIIADACQALNFSHQHGIVHRDVKPANIMISKNNAVKVMDFGIARALADTGNSVTQTAAVIGTAQYLSPEQARGETVDARSDVYSLGCVLYEILTGEPPFIGDSPVAVAYQHVREDPVPPSHRHTGISPELDAVVLKALAKNPDNRYQTAAEMRSDLIRVHSGEAPEAPKVLTDAERTSMMNSGPMLAQGGAAPTQNLVVPRPADRSASVARWLIAVAVLAVLTVVVTVAINMFDGKPRDVQVPDVSGQRSADAVAALQNRGFKTRTEPQPDNQVRPEYVIGTDPAANSMAAAGDEITVNVSTGPEQAQIPDVAGLTPAQARQKLKDAKFEKVKETTSPSTPEQKGRVLATNPPANQTAGIIYEVTLVVGSGPENTAVPSCTNQGVDVCKQILTASGFTSTVVIDVDNTAPAGQVVGTEPPAGTSVPKDTPIQIHVSKGNQFVMPNLVGQFWDEAYQRLSALGWTGVLDKGPDVRDSGQRTNAVVTQSPPPGTGVNFGSKITLSFAS